The Pseudomonas asiatica genome has a segment encoding these proteins:
- the trxA gene encoding thioredoxin: MTQDTPYIFDATDATFQQLVIENSFHKPVLVDFWAEWCAPCKALMPLLAKIAEGYQGELLLAKINCDVEQQVVAQFGIRSLPTVVLFKDGQPVDGFAGAQPESAIRAMLEPHVQLPAAPSASPLEQAKGLFAESRFAEAEALLQALLGEDNSNAEALILYARCLAERGELGEAQVVLDAVKTDEHKAALAGAKAQLTFLRQAASLPEVADLKSRLAQNPQDDEAAYQLSIQQLARQQYEAALEGLLKLFQRNRGYENGLPQKALLQVFELLGGDHPLVGVYRRKLSAAMF; the protein is encoded by the coding sequence ATGACCCAAGACACGCCTTACATTTTCGACGCTACCGATGCCACCTTCCAGCAACTGGTTATCGAGAACTCCTTCCACAAACCGGTGCTGGTGGACTTCTGGGCCGAGTGGTGCGCACCGTGCAAGGCACTGATGCCACTGCTGGCGAAGATCGCCGAGGGTTACCAGGGCGAGCTGCTGCTGGCCAAGATCAACTGTGATGTGGAGCAACAGGTGGTTGCCCAGTTCGGCATCCGCAGCCTGCCGACCGTGGTGCTGTTCAAGGACGGCCAGCCGGTGGACGGCTTTGCCGGTGCACAGCCGGAATCGGCGATCCGCGCCATGCTCGAACCACATGTGCAACTGCCCGCCGCACCCAGCGCATCGCCGCTGGAGCAGGCCAAGGGGCTGTTTGCCGAAAGCCGCTTTGCCGAGGCCGAAGCACTGTTGCAGGCACTGCTGGGTGAGGACAACAGCAATGCCGAGGCGCTGATCCTGTATGCCCGTTGCCTGGCCGAGCGCGGGGAGCTGGGTGAAGCCCAGGTGGTGCTGGATGCGGTCAAGACCGACGAGCACAAGGCTGCGCTGGCCGGCGCCAAGGCCCAGCTGACCTTCCTGCGCCAGGCTGCCAGCCTGCCGGAAGTGGCCGACCTGAAAAGCCGCCTGGCACAGAACCCTCAGGATGACGAGGCGGCCTATCAGTTGAGCATCCAGCAACTGGCGCGCCAGCAGTATGAAGCGGCGCTGGAAGGGTTGCTGAAGCTGTTCCAGCGTAACCGTGGTTATGAGAACGGGCTGCCGCAGAAGGCGTTGCTGCAGGTGTTCGAGTTGCTGGGCGGTGATCACCCGCTGGTCGGCGTGTATCGTCGCAAGTTGTCGGCGGCGATGTTCTGA
- the ribA gene encoding GTP cyclohydrolase II, producing MPVVFVAASKLPTPFATFTMHGFLDEATGREHVVLSLGDIADGQPVLGRLHSECLTGDALFSQRCDCGSQLEAALQAIAREGRGVLLYLRQEGRGIGLLNKIRAYELQDGGADTVEANERLGFAADQRDYAMCLPMLEHLGVKSLRLMTNNPRKVKALTDMNIVVAERVPLHTGHNPHNRYYLATKAGKLGHMLGNEHQGEVPQA from the coding sequence GTGCCCGTCGTCTTTGTTGCCGCCTCTAAACTCCCGACTCCCTTCGCGACCTTCACCATGCATGGCTTCCTCGACGAAGCCACTGGCCGTGAGCACGTGGTGCTCAGCCTGGGTGACATCGCGGACGGCCAGCCGGTGCTGGGGCGCCTGCACTCCGAGTGCCTGACCGGCGATGCCCTGTTCAGCCAGCGCTGCGACTGCGGCTCGCAGCTGGAAGCCGCGCTGCAGGCCATCGCCCGTGAAGGCCGTGGCGTGCTGCTGTACCTGCGCCAGGAAGGCCGTGGCATCGGCCTGCTGAACAAGATTCGCGCCTACGAGCTGCAGGATGGTGGCGCCGATACCGTCGAGGCCAACGAGCGCCTGGGCTTTGCCGCCGACCAGCGCGACTACGCCATGTGCCTGCCGATGCTGGAGCACCTGGGCGTGAAGTCGCTGCGTCTGATGACCAACAACCCGCGCAAGGTCAAAGCCCTGACCGACATGAACATCGTCGTCGCCGAGCGCGTACCGCTGCACACCGGGCACAACCCGCACAACCGCTACTACCTGGCAACCAAGGCCGGCAAGCTGGGCCACATGCTGGGTAACGAGCACCAGGGCGAGGTGCCTCAGGCGTGA
- a CDS encoding riboflavin synthase: MFTGIIESIGTIRSLTPKGGDVRVYVETGKLDLGDVKLGDSIAVNGVCLTAVELPGDGFWADVSVETLKRTAFIDLKSGSKVNLEKALTPTTRLGGHLVSGHVDGVGEIISRSDNARAIQFRVRAPKELAKYIAHKGSITVDGTSLTVNEVNGAEFELTIVPHTLSETIMADYRAGRRVNLEVDLLARYLERLLLGDKAAEPSKGSGITESFLAANGFLKS, from the coding sequence ATGTTCACCGGCATCATCGAATCCATCGGCACCATCCGCAGCCTGACCCCCAAGGGTGGCGACGTGCGCGTCTACGTCGAAACCGGCAAGCTCGACCTGGGTGACGTCAAGCTCGGCGACAGCATCGCCGTCAACGGCGTGTGCCTGACCGCCGTCGAACTGCCGGGTGACGGCTTCTGGGCCGACGTCAGCGTCGAAACCCTCAAGCGTACCGCCTTCATCGACCTCAAGAGCGGCAGCAAGGTCAACCTGGAAAAAGCCCTGACCCCCACCACCCGGCTGGGCGGGCACCTGGTCAGCGGCCACGTCGACGGGGTCGGCGAAATCATCTCGCGCAGCGATAACGCCCGCGCCATCCAGTTCCGCGTGCGCGCACCGAAGGAACTGGCCAAGTACATCGCCCACAAGGGTTCGATCACCGTCGACGGCACCAGCCTGACGGTCAACGAGGTCAATGGCGCCGAGTTCGAGCTGACCATTGTCCCGCACACCCTGTCCGAAACCATCATGGCCGACTACCGTGCAGGGCGTCGGGTAAACCTTGAGGTCGACCTGCTGGCCCGTTACCTGGAGCGTCTGCTGCTGGGTGACAAGGCCGCCGAACCGAGCAAGGGCAGTGGCATTACCGAAAGCTTCCTGGCCGCCAACGGCTTCTTGAAATCCTGA
- the nrdR gene encoding transcriptional regulator NrdR — translation MHCPFCGANDTKVIDSRLVAEGEQVRRRRECVACGERFTTFETAELVLPRLIKQDGTRQPFDEEKLRAGMQRALEKRPVSVERLEAALAHIKSRLRATGEREVKSLVVGEMVMAELRKLDEVAYIRFASVYRRFQDLDEFREEIDRLAREPAKE, via the coding sequence ATGCACTGTCCCTTTTGCGGTGCCAACGACACCAAGGTCATCGACTCTCGCCTCGTCGCCGAGGGCGAGCAGGTGCGCCGCCGCCGTGAATGCGTCGCCTGCGGCGAGCGCTTCACCACCTTCGAAACCGCCGAGCTGGTGCTGCCCCGGCTGATCAAGCAGGACGGCACGCGCCAACCCTTCGACGAAGAAAAACTGCGCGCCGGCATGCAGCGGGCACTGGAAAAACGCCCGGTCAGCGTCGAGCGCCTGGAAGCTGCGCTGGCGCATATCAAGAGCCGCCTGCGTGCCACCGGCGAGCGTGAAGTCAAATCGCTGGTGGTGGGTGAAATGGTCATGGCCGAGCTGCGCAAGCTCGACGAAGTGGCCTATATCCGTTTTGCCTCGGTTTACCGCCGCTTCCAGGACCTCGACGAGTTCCGCGAAGAAATCGACCGCCTGGCTCGCGAGCCGGCTAAAGAGTGA
- a CDS encoding class I SAM-dependent methyltransferase, with product MAPVCLQQPLQQALSGLIGEARLVVSELPGCDLKLWLIDDQNMDRAFSSEETRRILEEPPYWSFCWASGLAMARYLAQHPEWVAGKRVLDFGAGSGIAGIAAARAGALEVVACDLDPLALDACRANAALNGVELGYSSDFFAEDDRFDLILVADVLYDRANLPLLDAFLGRGRQALVADSRVRDFSHPLYQQLGVLEALTLPDLAEPHEFRRVSLYHASRDTL from the coding sequence GTGGCGCCAGTCTGCCTACAACAGCCCCTGCAACAGGCCCTCAGCGGCCTGATCGGCGAAGCGCGTCTTGTCGTCAGCGAGCTGCCCGGCTGCGACCTCAAGCTGTGGCTGATCGACGACCAGAACATGGACCGCGCCTTCAGCAGCGAAGAGACCCGGCGCATTCTTGAAGAACCGCCCTACTGGAGCTTCTGCTGGGCCAGCGGCCTGGCCATGGCCCGTTACCTGGCCCAGCACCCGGAATGGGTAGCCGGCAAGCGCGTGCTGGACTTTGGCGCCGGCTCCGGTATCGCCGGTATTGCCGCCGCCCGCGCCGGTGCGCTGGAAGTGGTGGCCTGCGACCTCGACCCGCTGGCACTCGATGCCTGCCGCGCGAATGCCGCGCTGAACGGGGTGGAACTGGGTTACAGCAGCGATTTCTTCGCCGAAGACGACCGCTTCGATCTGATCCTGGTTGCCGACGTGCTGTACGACCGCGCCAACCTGCCGCTGCTGGATGCCTTCCTCGGCCGCGGCCGCCAGGCGCTGGTGGCCGACTCGCGGGTACGCGACTTCAGCCACCCGCTGTACCAGCAGCTGGGCGTGCTGGAAGCGCTGACCCTGCCGGACCTGGCCGAGCCGCACGAATTCCGCCGGGTCAGCCTGTACCACGCCAGCCGCGACACCTTATAG
- the ribBA gene encoding bifunctional 3,4-dihydroxy-2-butanone-4-phosphate synthase/GTP cyclohydrolase II, with protein MALNSIEELVEDIRQGKMVILMDDEDRENEGDIIMAAECCLPEHINFMAKHARGLICMPMTRERCETLKLPLMAPRNGSGFGTKFTVSIEAAEGVTTGISAADRARTVQAAAAKDAKAEDIVSPGHIFPLMAQPGGTLARAGHTEAACDLARMAGFEPSGVICEVMNDDGTMSRRAELEVFAAEHGLKIGTIADLIHYRMIHERTVQRVSEQPVESELGEFNLVTYRDAVEGDVHMALTLGKICAEEPTLVRVHNMDPLRDLLLVKQPGRWSLRAAMAAVAEAGSGVVLLLGHPLDGDVLLAHIRESAGDAPAKAPTTYSTVGAGSQILRDLGVRKMRLMSSPMKFNAISGFDLEVVEYVPSE; from the coding sequence GTGGCGCTCAACAGCATCGAAGAACTGGTCGAAGACATCCGCCAGGGCAAAATGGTCATCCTCATGGATGACGAAGACCGCGAAAACGAGGGCGACATCATCATGGCAGCCGAGTGCTGCCTGCCCGAGCACATCAACTTCATGGCCAAGCACGCCCGTGGCCTGATCTGCATGCCGATGACCCGCGAGCGTTGCGAAACGCTGAAGCTGCCGCTGATGGCGCCGCGCAACGGCTCGGGCTTCGGCACCAAGTTCACCGTGTCGATCGAAGCCGCCGAAGGTGTCACCACCGGCATCTCCGCCGCTGACCGCGCACGCACCGTGCAGGCGGCCGCTGCCAAGGACGCCAAGGCCGAAGACATCGTCAGCCCAGGCCACATCTTCCCGCTGATGGCCCAGCCTGGCGGTACCCTTGCCCGTGCCGGCCACACCGAGGCCGCTTGCGACCTGGCGCGCATGGCCGGTTTCGAGCCGAGCGGCGTGATCTGCGAAGTGATGAACGACGACGGCACCATGTCGCGCCGCGCCGAGCTGGAAGTGTTCGCCGCCGAGCACGGCCTGAAGATCGGCACCATCGCCGACCTGATCCACTACCGCATGATCCACGAGCGCACCGTGCAGCGCGTCTCCGAGCAACCGGTGGAGAGCGAGCTGGGCGAGTTCAACCTGGTCACCTACCGCGACGCGGTGGAAGGCGACGTGCACATGGCCCTGACCCTGGGCAAGATCTGCGCCGAAGAGCCGACCCTGGTGCGCGTGCACAACATGGACCCGCTGCGCGATCTGCTGCTGGTCAAGCAACCGGGCCGCTGGAGCCTGCGCGCCGCCATGGCCGCCGTGGCCGAGGCCGGCAGCGGCGTGGTATTGCTGCTGGGCCACCCGCTGGACGGCGACGTGCTGCTGGCGCACATCCGCGAAAGCGCGGGCGATGCACCCGCCAAGGCACCGACCACCTACAGCACCGTGGGTGCCGGTTCGCAGATCCTGCGTGACCTCGGTGTGCGCAAGATGCGCCTGATGAGTTCGCCGATGAAGTTCAACGCGATATCCGGATTCGATCTGGAAGTTGTAGAATACGTGCCCTCCGAGTGA
- a CDS encoding phosphatidylglycerophosphatase A family protein produces MTDHPNQVPAEFVPPSVWRNPWHFIAFGFGSGTLPKAPGTWGSLVAIPFIPLWQMLPDWGYWLLLGVSMLFGFWLCGKVANDLRVHDHEGIVWDEIVGMWITLWLVPEGWQWLLAGFLMFRFFDILKPWPIRWVDRHVHGGVGIMLDDILAGVFAWLGMQVLVWAVA; encoded by the coding sequence GTGACCGATCACCCCAACCAGGTGCCTGCGGAGTTCGTTCCGCCTTCGGTCTGGCGCAACCCGTGGCACTTCATCGCCTTCGGTTTTGGTTCCGGCACCTTGCCCAAGGCGCCGGGCACCTGGGGCTCGCTGGTGGCCATACCGTTCATTCCGCTGTGGCAGATGCTGCCCGACTGGGGCTACTGGCTGTTGCTGGGCGTGAGCATGCTGTTCGGCTTCTGGCTCTGCGGCAAGGTCGCCAATGACCTGCGCGTGCACGACCATGAAGGTATTGTCTGGGACGAGATCGTCGGCATGTGGATTACCCTCTGGCTGGTGCCGGAAGGCTGGCAGTGGCTGCTGGCGGGGTTCCTGATGTTCCGCTTCTTCGACATCCTCAAGCCGTGGCCGATCCGCTGGGTCGACCGCCATGTGCATGGGGGCGTCGGGATCATGCTCGACGATATCCTGGCCGGCGTGTTTGCCTGGCTGGGGATGCAGGTTCTGGTGTGGGCGGTTGCCTGA
- a CDS encoding YbaY family lipoprotein — MHYRALVVLCCAALLAACGSDRPKPDTPPAPTPARTAKPAAVLGPLPAYQRELSGTLLAIPAGADVELALLVIDERDRPQRLLASSNLTGTGQALPYQLRFNPEAFPAGARVELRGRASSSGQLIMHLPPVRITQAQTQAIGPLRFEKAP; from the coding sequence ATGCACTACCGAGCGCTCGTCGTGCTGTGCTGCGCCGCCCTGCTCGCCGCCTGCGGCAGCGACAGGCCGAAGCCCGACACCCCTCCGGCCCCCACGCCAGCCCGCACGGCCAAGCCGGCCGCAGTACTGGGCCCGCTGCCGGCCTACCAGCGCGAGCTGAGCGGCACCTTGCTGGCAATCCCGGCCGGTGCCGACGTGGAGCTGGCCTTGCTGGTCATCGACGAACGCGACCGCCCACAACGCCTGCTGGCCAGCAGCAACCTGACTGGCACCGGCCAGGCCCTGCCCTACCAACTGCGCTTCAACCCCGAGGCCTTCCCCGCCGGTGCCCGGGTCGAGCTGCGCGGCCGCGCCAGCAGCTCTGGCCAGCTGATCATGCACCTGCCGCCGGTGCGCATTACCCAGGCCCAGACCCAGGCCATCGGCCCGCTACGTTTCGAGAAGGCGCCGTAA
- a CDS encoding MFS transporter codes for MTRAEVKRRLALAWWQYLAVGLVPLPVMAWAFGGGDALASVLAMPLFIAGAATMFLSLPRFGAYKRALIATSKVLGTGEEPAAWIELARVRRLAMLYACFPAWVAALSVLVGLEAVPQILLALSTAVVLYLYRIPRQLG; via the coding sequence GTGACCCGCGCCGAGGTCAAGCGGCGCCTGGCGCTGGCCTGGTGGCAGTACCTGGCGGTGGGCCTGGTGCCGCTGCCAGTGATGGCCTGGGCCTTCGGTGGCGGTGATGCGCTGGCCTCGGTGCTGGCCATGCCACTGTTCATTGCTGGCGCGGCGACCATGTTCCTCAGCCTGCCGCGCTTCGGTGCCTACAAGCGCGCCCTCATCGCTACGTCCAAGGTGCTCGGCACTGGCGAAGAGCCTGCCGCCTGGATCGAGCTGGCGCGGGTGCGGCGCCTGGCCATGCTGTATGCCTGCTTCCCGGCCTGGGTCGCCGCCTTGTCGGTGCTGGTCGGCCTCGAGGCGGTGCCGCAGATCCTGCTGGCGTTGTCCACCGCAGTAGTGCTGTACCTCTATCGCATTCCACGCCAGCTCGGCTGA
- the ribH gene encoding 6,7-dimethyl-8-ribityllumazine synthase produces the protein MTLKTIEGTFIAPKGRYALVVGRFNSFVVESLVSGAVDALVRHGVSESDITIIRAPGAFEIPLVAQKVAQQGAYDAIIALGAVIRGGTPHFEYVAGECTKGLAQVSMEFGVPVAFGVLTVDSIEQAIERSGTKAGNKGAEAALSALEMVSLLAQLEAK, from the coding sequence ATGACCCTGAAGACCATCGAAGGTACCTTCATCGCCCCCAAAGGTCGCTATGCTTTGGTGGTTGGCCGCTTCAACAGCTTCGTCGTCGAAAGCCTGGTAAGCGGTGCCGTTGACGCCCTGGTACGCCACGGTGTCAGCGAAAGCGACATCACCATCATCCGTGCCCCGGGTGCATTCGAAATCCCGCTGGTGGCACAGAAGGTCGCCCAGCAAGGCGCCTACGACGCGATCATCGCCCTGGGCGCCGTGATCCGTGGTGGTACCCCGCATTTCGAATACGTGGCGGGCGAATGCACCAAGGGCCTGGCCCAGGTGTCCATGGAGTTCGGTGTTCCGGTGGCCTTCGGCGTACTGACCGTCGACTCCATCGAACAGGCCATCGAGCGTTCCGGCACCAAGGCCGGCAACAAAGGTGCTGAAGCTGCCCTGTCCGCTCTGGAAATGGTCAGCCTGCTGGCGCAGTTGGAGGCCAAGTGA
- a CDS encoding substrate-binding periplasmic protein, whose translation MAMRTVLLAMLLSLAPWAAAAEGVPKQIHLVSEEWLDYTNADGTGVAWDVLRKVFEPAGVKVVTQSAPYSRAIGLVKRGEADAWVGSYKDENDDNLYPRWHFDMDHIYALGLVSKPVPTQQTIGQYRLAWVRGYDFGSYLPNVHDFREVQRREGILPMLEHDRVDYYIDALTEVDYVLGQTSQPERFRRTHVAELPLYLAFARNDQAKALRDLFDKRMAELVRSGELKPIFEHWQQPYPFSPNSKPH comes from the coding sequence ATGGCCATGAGGACGGTGCTGCTGGCAATGCTGCTGAGCCTTGCCCCGTGGGCGGCGGCTGCCGAAGGTGTGCCGAAGCAGATCCACCTGGTCAGCGAAGAGTGGCTCGACTACACCAACGCCGACGGTACCGGGGTGGCCTGGGACGTGCTGCGCAAGGTGTTCGAGCCGGCCGGGGTCAAGGTGGTGACACAGAGTGCGCCCTACAGCCGTGCGATCGGGCTGGTCAAGCGTGGCGAGGCTGACGCCTGGGTAGGCTCGTACAAGGACGAGAACGACGACAACCTGTACCCGCGCTGGCACTTCGACATGGACCACATCTACGCCCTGGGGCTGGTCAGCAAGCCTGTGCCTACCCAGCAGACCATAGGCCAGTACCGCCTGGCCTGGGTGCGCGGCTACGACTTCGGCAGCTACCTGCCCAATGTGCATGACTTTCGCGAAGTGCAGCGCCGCGAAGGCATTTTGCCGATGCTCGAGCATGACCGCGTGGACTACTACATCGATGCGCTGACCGAGGTCGACTACGTGCTCGGCCAGACCTCCCAACCCGAGCGCTTCCGCCGCACCCATGTGGCCGAGCTGCCGCTGTACCTGGCCTTTGCCCGCAACGACCAGGCCAAGGCCCTGCGCGACCTGTTCGACAAGCGCATGGCCGAGCTGGTGCGCAGTGGCGAGCTGAAGCCGATCTTCGAGCACTGGCAGCAGCCGTATCCGTTCAGCCCGAATAGCAAACCGCATTGA
- the ribD gene encoding bifunctional diaminohydroxyphosphoribosylaminopyrimidine deaminase/5-amino-6-(5-phosphoribosylamino)uracil reductase RibD — MPSQAAILDAHYMARALELARKGLYTTHPNPRVGCVIVRDGEVVGEGWHVRAGEPHAEVHALRQAGERARGACAYVTLEPCSHHGRTPPCAEALVKAGVARVVAAMQDPNPQVAGQGLRRLAEAGIEVASGVLEAEARALNPGFLKRMEHGLPFVRAKLAMSLDGRTAMASGESKWITGPAARSAVQRLRARSSVVLTSAASVLADNARMTVRGAELGLDAETTALALSRTPLRVLVDGRLRLPLDAPFFQAGPVLVVSAVADDPRYAAAGHELLSLPGDNGQVDLPVLLQALATRGVNEILLEAGAGLVGAFARQGLIDEYQLFVAGTFLGSQARPLLDWPLDKMNEAPRLKITEMRAVGDDWRVTAIPLPAPGV, encoded by the coding sequence ATGCCCAGCCAAGCTGCCATCCTCGACGCCCACTACATGGCCCGCGCGCTGGAGCTGGCGCGCAAGGGCCTGTACACCACCCACCCGAACCCGCGCGTAGGCTGCGTGATCGTGCGCGATGGCGAGGTGGTCGGCGAAGGCTGGCATGTGCGCGCCGGCGAGCCACATGCCGAAGTGCATGCCCTGCGACAGGCTGGTGAGCGTGCCCGTGGCGCCTGTGCCTATGTCACCCTCGAGCCGTGCAGCCACCATGGCCGCACGCCGCCGTGCGCCGAAGCGCTGGTCAAGGCCGGGGTAGCACGGGTGGTAGCCGCCATGCAGGACCCCAACCCGCAAGTGGCGGGGCAGGGTCTGCGGCGCCTGGCCGAGGCCGGTATCGAAGTGGCCAGCGGCGTGCTCGAGGCCGAGGCCCGCGCACTCAACCCCGGTTTCCTCAAACGCATGGAGCACGGCCTGCCGTTCGTTCGCGCCAAGCTGGCCATGAGCCTGGATGGCCGCACCGCCATGGCCAGTGGCGAAAGCAAGTGGATCACCGGCCCGGCCGCCCGCTCGGCGGTGCAGCGCCTGCGCGCCCGCTCCAGCGTGGTGCTGACCAGCGCCGCCAGCGTGTTGGCCGATAACGCGCGGATGACCGTGCGCGGCGCCGAGCTGGGCCTGGATGCCGAAACCACCGCCCTGGCACTCAGCCGCACACCGCTGCGCGTGCTGGTCGATGGCCGCCTGCGCCTGCCGCTGGATGCACCGTTCTTCCAGGCTGGCCCGGTGCTGGTGGTGAGCGCTGTCGCAGATGACCCGCGCTATGCCGCTGCCGGCCACGAACTGCTCAGCCTGCCGGGTGACAATGGCCAGGTAGACCTGCCGGTGCTGCTGCAGGCCCTGGCAACCCGTGGCGTCAACGAAATCCTGCTGGAAGCCGGTGCCGGCCTGGTCGGCGCCTTCGCCCGGCAAGGCCTGATCGACGAGTACCAGTTGTTCGTCGCCGGCACTTTCCTCGGTTCCCAGGCCCGCCCGCTGCTGGACTGGCCACTGGACAAGATGAACGAAGCACCGCGGCTGAAAATTACCGAAATGCGCGCAGTGGGCGATGACTGGCGGGTCACGGCCATCCCCCTGCCGGCGCCCGGCGTATAA
- the thiL gene encoding thiamine-phosphate kinase, with translation MGEFELISHYFAAAPCAQGGEGVALGIGDDCALLSLPAGEQLAVSTDTLVAGVHFPAVCDPWLLGQRSLAVAASDLAAMGATPIGFTLALTLPEVSADWLQAYASGLNRMAGHCQLSLIGGDTTRGPLSITMTVFGRVPAGQALRRDGARPGDLLCVGGELGNAAGALPLVLGQRQADAALAQPLLDHYWSPSPQFALGRLLRGRATSALDISDGLLADCGHIAKASRVALEVNLEQVPVSAALQGFLGAEAAVQAALTGGDDYVLAFTLPPAELSSLQAQGLAAFHVVGRVLEGQGVSLRDQQGQDITPRQRGYQHFRETP, from the coding sequence ATGGGTGAGTTCGAGCTGATCAGCCATTACTTCGCCGCCGCGCCCTGTGCGCAAGGCGGTGAAGGCGTGGCCCTGGGCATCGGTGACGACTGCGCCCTGCTGAGCCTTCCCGCCGGCGAGCAACTGGCGGTGTCTACCGACACCCTGGTTGCCGGGGTGCATTTTCCGGCGGTGTGCGACCCCTGGTTGCTCGGCCAGCGCTCGCTGGCCGTGGCGGCCAGCGACCTGGCTGCCATGGGCGCCACCCCCATCGGTTTCACCCTTGCCCTGACCTTGCCCGAGGTCAGCGCCGACTGGCTGCAAGCCTATGCCAGCGGCCTCAACCGCATGGCCGGCCACTGCCAGCTGAGCCTGATCGGTGGCGATACCACCCGTGGCCCCCTGAGTATCACCATGACCGTGTTCGGCCGGGTTCCGGCGGGGCAGGCGTTGCGCCGTGACGGCGCTCGCCCGGGCGACCTACTGTGCGTTGGTGGCGAGTTGGGCAACGCGGCAGGGGCCTTGCCGCTGGTGCTGGGTCAGCGCCAGGCTGATGCCGCGCTGGCGCAACCGTTGCTCGATCATTATTGGTCGCCATCGCCACAGTTCGCCCTGGGCCGACTGCTGCGCGGGCGTGCCACCTCGGCGCTGGATATTTCCGACGGCTTGCTGGCCGACTGCGGGCATATCGCCAAGGCCTCCCGTGTGGCGCTCGAGGTGAACCTGGAGCAGGTACCGGTGTCAGCCGCTCTGCAGGGGTTCCTCGGTGCCGAGGCCGCCGTGCAGGCGGCGCTGACCGGTGGCGACGACTATGTGCTGGCGTTCACCTTGCCGCCAGCCGAGCTTTCATCCCTGCAGGCACAAGGCCTGGCTGCGTTCCATGTCGTCGGGCGGGTGCTCGAAGGGCAGGGTGTCAGCCTGCGCGACCAGCAGGGCCAGGACATCACCCCGCGGCAACGCGGCTATCAACACTTTAGGGAGACACCGTGA
- the nusB gene encoding transcription antitermination factor NusB — protein sequence MISDESDRFNPRDPKPADAGKPSKSAKRREARKLATQALYQWHMAQHSLNEIEAQFRVDNDFTDVDGAYFREILHGVPAIKGEIDKALVPCMAIALEELDPVELAVLRLSTWELIKRVDVPYRVVINEGVELAKVFGATDGHKFVNGVLDKLAPALREAEVKANKR from the coding sequence GTGATTAGCGACGAAAGCGATCGTTTCAACCCGCGCGATCCAAAACCTGCGGATGCCGGCAAGCCATCGAAGAGCGCCAAGCGCCGCGAAGCCCGCAAGCTCGCGACCCAGGCACTGTACCAGTGGCACATGGCGCAGCATTCGCTGAACGAGATCGAAGCGCAGTTCCGGGTCGATAACGATTTCACCGATGTCGACGGTGCCTATTTCCGCGAGATCCTGCATGGGGTCCCGGCAATCAAGGGCGAAATCGACAAAGCGTTGGTGCCGTGCATGGCCATCGCACTGGAAGAGCTCGACCCGGTCGAGCTGGCCGTGCTGCGCCTGTCCACCTGGGAACTGATCAAGCGCGTTGACGTGCCGTACCGCGTAGTGATCAACGAAGGCGTGGAACTGGCCAAGGTCTTCGGCGCCACCGACGGCCACAAGTTCGTCAACGGCGTGCTGGACAAGCTCGCCCCGGCCCTGCGCGAAGCAGAAGTCAAGGCGAACAAGCGCTGA